The sequence CGGGCAACTGGATACCGGATGTGGCTGGAGCGACGGCTGGTGCCGCACTGAGAACGCAGATCGGGACTACATACCCGGCGGCGGAATACACGTTAACGCATGCGCTGACGTCGAATCCGGCGAACGCACTATTTTCGTCGAGTCAGCAGATCCTACAAGACACGTACAGCACCTACAAGTCGATGTTGTCCACTCAGACGGAATTGGGCCCGACCGGGGTCAGTTCTTTCTACGCCCGCTCTGGACTGTCAAACCTCTCTAACTCGAGAGGTCAGCGGCGCTACACCGGAAGGTCCAACTGCGACTGCCCAAACTGCCAGGAAGCAGATAGACTGGGACCGGCCGGCGAACATTTACGGAAGCGTAACATTCACAGCTGTCACATTCCAGGATGTGGCAAAGTCTACAACAAAACGTCGCATCTGAAAGCCCACCTCAGGTGGCACACAGGAGAGCGACCATTCGTCTGTAACTGGCTGTTCTGTGGTAAACGATTCACGCGATCGGACGAACTACAGCGTCATTTGCGGACGCACACGGGTGAAAAGCGGTTCGCCTGTCCTGTGTGTAACAAACGATTCATGCGCAGCGACCATCTGGCTAAACACGTGAAAACACACAGTGAGGGGAAGGAAGGGGAAGAGGGCAGTGACTCGGAGAATGCCCAGGATTCGACCAATGGGAATCCTGCTCATGactctgttatgacgtcaccaGCGTCTCTACCAATCAGCGTGGACGTTGATGGCGGGAAACGTTTGCAATAGTTGTGTCGCTGCCATTGTGTTTTATTTCGATTGTTTAGTGCTAAGTTggttctttttctctttctttgtttttcgttttctgTGCAACCAACGTTATCG comes from Gigantopelta aegis isolate Gae_Host chromosome 13, Gae_host_genome, whole genome shotgun sequence and encodes:
- the LOC121387676 gene encoding transcription factor Sp9-like, encoding MATTIIGETHPLCGTPLAMLAAQCNKINNRSPPPFPENPLTKGFHPWRKSDLGAVASGSVAVMTSSQKPGGLSSVSTTSAGHYANHHRVHTTSSSPTTTGYGDNQFYTSTGTVPYVQTEAAQTSLAHKVHGDDVLREASLGTMYSRMHSLASHPYESWPFNIAGAHAATAHSLKAADVTGSVNGASAWWDVHPNSGNWIPDVAGATAGAALRTQIGTTYPAAEYTLTHALTSNPANALFSSSQQILQDTYSTYKSMLSTQTELGPTGVSSFYARSGLSNLSNSRGQRRYTGRSNCDCPNCQEADRLGPAGEHLRKRNIHSCHIPGCGKVYNKTSHLKAHLRWHTGERPFVCNWLFCGKRFTRSDELQRHLRTHTGEKRFACPVCNKRFMRSDHLAKHVKTHSEGKEGEEGSDSENAQDSTNGNPAHDSVMTSPASLPISVDVDGGKRLQ